TTGTCTGAGAAATTTTTTGACTTTATTAACTCTTGAAACATTCACATCATAAACTATAACAACATACATGCTATCATCTATTCAGTTTAAAAATCCTTAATTTATTTTTGTCTTTTTTTATTTTTAAGAGTTGTTATTCTTTGTTTCCATCCCCCCAGGGTCTGATTTTAACACAATATTACTATTAACTGACAGTGTGATTACGATATTCCCTTCTTTATTAGTTCTTTACTACACTCTTTAACCACTTCATAAAACGATAGTCCATATTTGTATCTCAAATATTCTATGCAGTTTGATACTATCGCCATAAATCTAACGAATCCAATATTGCTCTTTTCAGACGTTAGATAGTTTCCTTCGATTTCTAAAATCGATTTATCTCTTCTATGCTTTTCTTCTATCTTTGGTCTCTTCATATACTCGCTTATTATGTTCTCTGCCTTCTTTTTATGGTTTGTAGAGACCAGATACTTAGGTTTTTTCTGATTTTCCATCAACACTGCAACGATTTTAACTCTACCAACATCGGGAATATTCACGATTTTAGCAGATAATCTAAACTTTATTCCATTAATAGTCCTTAATTTAAGCTTTCACTTGAGTAGCAAGTGAGCAACGAAACCTTTAGGTTTTCGTCTAATTCTTTCTCGAAATCTTCCTAAACAATTCTTCTACCTTAATCTTCTTACCGAAATACTCGACTATAATGTTTTTCCTAAGTTTACCAATATATTCCATTCCCAATTCTTTAGATTTCTTCATAATTTTCTTTGTCGTTACAAAAGTGTCTCCTACGACCGTCCCGATATCTATGTGAAACAGAAATCTAATAATTTCAATAAAATAAAATTAAAAAATAATGATTAAAAACTTACTCCTTCTCCAATCCACACATCTTTCTTAAATCTTTTCCAACCTTCTCAATTAAATGCTCCTTCTCTAATCTTCTCATTGCATTTAAGTGTGGTCTTCCTGCAATGTTTTCTAAGCCCCATTCTTTTGCAAATTTACCTTCTTGTATTTCTTTTAAGATTTCTTTCATTGCTTTTCTTGATTCTTCATTTATAACTCTTGCTCTTCTTGTTAATCCACCGTATTCTGCGGTGTTTGAAACGTCGTTCCACATACCTTGTAATCCTTTTTGATATATCAAATCAACAATCAACTTCAACTCATGGCATGTCTCAAAGTATGCCATTTCAGGAGCATATCCTGCCTCAACAAGTGTTTCAAATGCTGCCTTAATTAACTCTGTAACTCCACCACATAAAACAACTTGCTCTCCGAATAAATCTGTTTCTGTTTCCTCTCTAAATGTTGTTAAAATTACTCCTGCTCTTGTTAAACCAATACCTTTTGCCATTCCTAATGCCATATCCAATGCATTTCCTGTATAGTCTTTCTCAACACAAACTAAACCTGGAACACCAAATCCTTCCTCATAAGTTTTTCTTACCATTGCCCCTGGTGATTTTGGAGCAACCATGATAACATTAACCCCTTCTGGTGGAGTTATTAGCCCAAAGTGAATGTTGTATCCATGTGAAAAACTCAATGTTTTTCCTTCTTTTAGGTAGGGTTTTATTTGCTCATTGTAGACCTTTGGTTGAACCTCGTCTGGTATAAGGATATGGATTATATCTGCTTTCTCTGCAGCCTCTTCTATTGTCATTACCTCATGTCCATCATTTATTGCCTTATTCCATGATGCCCCGTTTGGTCTTAAACCAACTACAACATTTAATCCACTATCTTTCATGTTTAAGGATTGTGCTCTTCCCTGACTTCCATAACCAATAACTGCTATTATTTTATCTTTTACTGCATCGTAAGTAGCATCTTTTTCATAGAATATCTTTACCATCATTCCACCTCATTTTAGTTTTTGTTTGATTCTTATAATTTATTGTGAATTTCAAAATAATTAATTTTGAATGATATTTCAAATATTTATTTCTTTGGCTTTAGTATCTTTGGCCCCCTAATGAGTGCTGTTAAACCGGTTCTTGCCATTTCTTTTATACCCAAAGGTCTAATCAAATCAATAAATGCATTTATCTTATCCTCATCCCCAGTAATCTCAACTGTCAAAGTTTCTGCACTCAAATCGACGATTTTCCCCCTAAATATGTTTGTATATTGGATAACTTGTGACTTTGCACTTTCTGTTGGAGCATATACTTTTATTAAACAAAGTTCTCTTTGAACCGTCTTTTTCTCATCCATATCGCTAACTTTTATAACATCAATGAGTTTATTCAACTGCTTAATTACCTGCTCAAGAACCTTATCATCACCTTTAACAACAATTGTCATCCTTGCTATTTCAGGATTTTCCGTTATTCCAACAGTTATACTCGCAATATTAAAACCTCTCCTCGTAAATAATCCTGAAATCCTCTGCAAAACTCCGGGTTTATGCAAAACCAACGCTGAGATAACATGTCTATGTTCCATTAAAATCACCATAAAAGTTATGTTTTATACCTCTGAGCGAAGCGAAGAGGTATCAGTGCGGGATGAAACGACGCGGCGTTGCGCTGAGATAACATGTCTATGTTCCATTAAAATCACCATGAGTAAGGTTGTCATCTTAAAACATTTAACTATGTTCCTTAATTTCTTCCCTAACATCCTTTATATCATCAAAGCATGCCCTTCTTATTTTAGGCTCCTCCCTAACTGGCTGAACGATATTCGTTAATCTTCCTCCAGGTGGAACCATTGGTAATGCTTCGCTCGGGTCTATTATAAAGTCCAATAAATATGGTTCATTGCTTTTTATTGCCTCCAATAATGCCTCTTTTATTTCTTCAGGATTTGTTATTTTTCTCCCTTTTATTCCATAACTCTCCGCTAACTTAACAAAGTCAGGACTCTCTCCCAAGTGAACTTCGCACTGCCTCTTTCCATAGTATAGGTTTTGCCACTGATAAACCATTCCAAGTGTTCTATTATCAAAGATACATATTACAATAGGTATGTCATACTCTCTTATTGTAGCGAGTTCTTGGGAGTTCATTAAAAACCCGCCATCTCCAGTTACTGCAATAACGTTATAGTTTGGTTTAGCAACTTTTGCCCCTATTGCAGATGGAAATCCAAAGCCCATAGTCCCCAAACCACCGGAGGATAAAAACGTCCTTGGATTCTTAACTTTAAAGTAGTGTGCAACCCACATCTGATTTTGCCCAACATCGGTGGTTATAATTGTTTTCTTTAAATTTGGGTCAATTTCCTTTAAAGCATCCATCAACTCCTTAACTATTCTTTGGGGTTTTAATGGCTTATCATCATACTCCATAAATGGAATTGATGCCTTTTTTAGTTCTTTAACCCTCTCCATCCATGATTCTTTATTCTTAATCTCACATCTCATTAAATTGGCTATTAAATCCCTCAATACAATCTTTGCATCTCCAACTATTGGAACATCAACCCTAACGTTCTTCCCAATCTCTGCAGGGTCAATATCAATATGTATTATCTTTGCATAAGGAGCAAATGACTTTATATCTCCTGTTATTCTATCTGAGAACCTACAACCAATTGCAATTAGAATATCACTCTCAGTAACACAATAGTTTGCTGCCTTTGTTCCATGCATTCCTACCATTCCAAGGGAAAGTGGATGATCCTCTGGAAAACTTCCCTTACCCATTAATGTTGTGCATACAGGAATCCTTGCAAGTTCTGAGAGTTTAATAAGTTCCTCACTTGCATTTGCAATATTTACTCCCCCACCTGCAATAATTACAGGTCTCTCTGCCTCAGCGATTAATTTTGCCGCTCTTTTTATTTGGAGTGGATGTCCTACTGTTGTTGGTTTGTATCCTGGTAAATCAACAATTGTTGGGATTGGATATTTGTTAATGTCAAATTCTCTCTCCTGAACGTCCTTTGGTAAGTCAATATGGACTGGTCCCGGCCTTCCTGTTGTTGCTATCTCAAATGCTGCCCTAAATGTTGAAGGAATATCCTCTGGTCTTTGGATTTGGAAGTTGTGTTTCGTAATTGGCATAAATAAACCAAGGGCATCTATCTCCTGAAATGCATCATTACCAATCAAATGAGTGGGAACCTGCCCTGTCAATGCTATAACTGGAGAACTGTCTGCATAGGCTGTTGCAACTCCAGTAACCAAATTAGTTGCTCCTGGTCCTGAGGTTGATACGCAAACTCCTGGTTCTCCACTCGCCCTTGCAAAACCATCTGCTGCATGTGCTGCTGCCTGTTCGTGCCTTGTTAAGATGTGGATTAAATCACTCTCATATAATGCATCATAAAAAGGCAACATTGCTCCTCCTGGATATCCGAAGAGTATCTTAACCCCTTCTGCCTCCAATGCTTTTATGATACCTTCTGCTCCTTTCATGACATCACCAAAAATAAAAACTATATCATGTGCGTTAAAGGTTGATAATAGCATAATATAAATTTATTGCTAATTTATTTTTATTTGGATTGGAATTAATCTTTATTATTTTAAAATTCATGAATGAAATTAATTTTAAAAATCATTTCATAACCAATAATTTGTAGTGTTTTGCTTATTGTTTATGATATATAATATTTATGAATGTTGGTGAAAGGTAAAATCTTTGCATTGTGAATTTAATTATCAATGAAATTAAAAAAGATAATAATCAATTTATTGTTTTTTAGAAATTTTATCAATAAACAACATATATATTTTGCAAACGACTATATTTAAATATTAATTAATGATATATTTATATCTTAGAATCAAAAGTTTAATTGGTGGAATTATGGTGGTTGCAGAAGTTTCAATAGTTCCAATAGGAGAAGGCCCAAGTGTCTCAAAGTATGTTAAAAAAGCAATAGGGGTTTTTAAAAAATACAACTTAAAAGTAGAGACGCATGCTATGGGAACAGTTTTAGAAGGAGATTTAGATGAGGTTTTAGAGGCATTTAAAGAAGCACATAGGACAGTTTTAAATGATTCGAAAAGAGTTTTAAGCACTTTAAAAATAGATGAAAGGAAAGATAAAGAAAATACCATGGAAAGGAAATTGAGAGCAATTGGGGAGTTATAAAAGAGAATAAAGGATATATATTTAATTATTTATATATTGTTATGTAAGGGTTATTAATGGAGGGCATTATGGAAAATGAAAATTTTAAAAAAGTTGTTGATATTTTGGCAAAATATAAAGATACTGACAAATTTAAAATAAAGGTTGGTAAAAATGGAGTTGGTATTGGCATACATAAAAGTGTGGAAGAAGAGTTAGAAAAACATGAAATTCCAAAAAGTGAAATAGAACTTGCTATTAGAAGGATAGTAGATATTCTTGGTAAAAAAATTACTGAAGATAAAGAACCCGAAGAAAATATTGAAAAATACGTGATTGAAAAATTATATTCCAATGAATTGAGGAAGAAGTATTTATTGTTACTAACTCAAATAAATCCTGTATTTGACAATATTGAAATTATCACTACATTAAAAGAAAAAGACGGAGTTTCTTTGAAATCTCATACTATAAAAATTTGAGTGTATTGATGAAGATATTAAAAAAATTAAAGAGAAATTGGATATTTAAGTCGATAAGGTGAAAAATGGATATACTGGATTACATATATTGGAAAAATTTAAAGTTAGAAGGGGAATAAGTAAAAATAACAAAGGGGCTGTTTTTCCTTGGAAAGTTGGAATTATTGGATTGTGCGACTATTTAGATGTCATGGTTAAATCTGATGACTTAATTCAATACATTGAGTTTTTAAAATATTATTTTGAGATTTTAGATAAATACAATAAAAATTTAGAAAATCATCCTGAAATTTTATTATTAAATAATTTGTATAAAAAATACGGAAAATCACTAATTGATTAAATTGGTGTTCATAAATGATTCTTGGCATACATGATGGACACAATGCAAGTGCCTCATTAATAGATAACGATAAAATCATCTATGCAATAAGTGAAGAGAGATTCACAAGAAAAAAGAACCAACGTGGATTCCCAAAAAACAGCATAGAGCATATTTTAAAAAATGCCAATATTGGGGATATTGAAGCTATTGCAATTGGCGGGATTTTTAGAAAGGGAAATAGATTGAGAGCATTAAAAAAATTCCAAGAAAAGATGCAAATTCCTACGCTTTACTTCCACCACCATCTTTGTCATGCATCCCTCTACCAACTGTCTAATTTTAAGGAATGTATAGTCCTCACTATCGATGGAGGAGGGGATGGATTATCAGCAACCGTTTCTATTGCAAATAAAAATGGCTTAGAAATTATTGCGCAGAGTGATTTGATAGATTCTGTTGGTGATTTCTACGCCTCAATAACTGAACTTCTTGGTTTTAAACCAATGGAGGATGAAGGTAAAGTTATGTGTCTTTCCTCCTATGACGGAAGTGACGATATTGATTTGAAGGTTATCGATTACAACCCAAAAACTAAATCTTTCAAAAATTATTTAGGCGTTATTGGGTATGAGGCAACAAAGGCATTAAAGAAACTCATTGGTTATGATGATTCGTTTGAATTTAAAGTTAGGGTTTCAAAATATGCTCAAAGGACTTTGGAAGATGTTGTTTTGAAGTTAATTAGGAGTTTTGTTGATGAAACTGGTATTGAGAATGTTGTTTTTAGTGGCGGGGTTGCTCAAAATGTCAAGTTGAATATGAAAGTTAATGAGATTGCAAACCTCTATATCCCCCCTTTTATGGGGGATGAAGGTTTATCTGTTGGGGCTCCCCTCTTAATGAAAAAATGCAGGATTGATTTAAAAAATACCTATTTGGGAATTGAAATAGATAACGATGAAATTGCCAATAAATTGGAAAGTGTTAAAGACAAATACAAAATAAGATATTTGGAAGAGGAAGAAATTCCAGAGGTTGTTGGAGATTTAATTGCAAATAATAAAATTGTCTGCATCTGTAGGGGAAAAATGGAGTTTGGACCAAGGGCGTTGGGGAATAGGAGTATAATTGCACTTCCAACAAAAGAAAATGCTGAAAAAATCAACAAAATACTTAAAAGAAGTGAATTTATGCCATTTGCCCCAACGATTTTGTATGAACATGTTGATGAATACTTAGAAAACCCTACATATAGCCCATTTATGACGATGTTGTTTAAAGTTAAAGAAGAAAGTAGGGAAAAAATTAATGGAGTTGTTCATGTTGACAATACAACAAGGCCACAAACGTTAAAAAGAGAGGTTAATCCTACATATTATGATATTATAAACCATGTTTTTGAGTCAAAAGGAGTTCCAGTTGTATTGAATACAAGTTTTAATATGCATGGAGAGCCAATTGTTGGAACAGTAGATGATGCTTTGAGGACATTTAGGTATGTTGGGGATGCTCTGTTGTTGGGAAACTATTTAATGGAGAAGATTTATATATAAATTAACACTGTTAAAAATTAATGATTATTATTCACAAAAACAACATAAAAAAGTGAAAAAATGAGATACAGTAGGCAGATTCTTATAAAAAATTTTGGAGAGAAAGGGCAGGAAAAACTTAAAAATGCAAAGGTTGCCATTGTTGGTGTTGGAGGTTTGGGATGTGCGGTTTCTCAATATTTAGCAGTCGCTGGGATTGGAGAGTTGATTTTAATAGATTACCAAACAGTTGAGATAACAAACCTAAATAGGCAGATACTGTATTGCGAGGAGGATATTGGAAGATTAAAGGTTGAGGTGGCAAAAGAAAAATTAAAATGCCTAAACCCAGAGGTTGAGATAAAAATCCATCCCAAAAAGTTGAAAGAGGAATTTATTAAAGATGTTGATGTTGTTGTAGATTGCTTAGATAATTTTGAGGGGAGATATTTGCTGAATGAGATTTGCGTTAGAAATAGGATTCCATTTGTCCATGGTGCGGTAGAAAATATGCACGGGCAAATAACAACAATTATTCCACACGAAACCCCATGTTTAAGGTGTATATTCAACTTAAAGGATAGAAATGAAACTTTACCTATATTGGGCTTTGCTGCTGGAACTGTTGGGACTATTCAGGCGGGAGAGGTTATTAAATTACTTTCAGGAGTTGGAGAGACACTAAAAAATAAACTACTCATCATAAACCTTGCAAACAATGAATTTAATATATTAAATTTGAAAAAGAATCCAAAATGTTCTATTTGTTCAAACTTGGAGGGATAAAATGATTAAAATAACAAAAGAGGACTTCAACGTTGAGGAAGAAGTAAAAAAATTGGTTGAAAAGCATAAAAGCATAGGTGGAGTTGTGACATTTGTTGGGATTGTTAGGAATGTGGGCATTAAAGATGGGGAAGAGAAGGAAGTTGAGAAGTTGGAGTTTGAATGTTATGAAAAAATGGCGATAAAGAAGTTGGAAGAAATTAGGGAAGAAGCAATGAAAAGATATAATATAATTGATGCAATAATAATCCATAGAATTGGAACTTTAGAGGTCGGGGAAAAAATCGTCTTAATATCTGTTGGAGCAAAGCATAGAAAAGATGCATTCCTTGCTTGCGAGTATTTGATTGATGAGTTAAAAAAAGTTGTTCCAATATGGAAGAAGGAATTTGCTAAAGATGGTTCTTATTGGGTGGAATAATAGTCGTTTGCGTTATAAATGGCTACAATCATCAAAATTAAAGAATAAATTGTATATTATCCAAATTATCTTCAATTTACCATTCTTTCAGAAATTTTATGTAAAATAAATAACATATATATTTTGCAAACCGACTATTTGGTGGATATGATGAATTTAATTGAGGAGAGAATAATAATAAAGGAAACAAACATGCTTTTGAAGGTAGATGATAAAAAATACATAAAATTGGCAAGAAACACAATCTTAAAAGAGAGGATGCAACTTGAAAACTACATATTAAAAAATCCCATATTTTTGACAACTTACGAGCCAATAGATGTGGAGGAAGATGCCCCAAAAATTGTAAAACTCATGGCAAAATCCGGTAAAAATGCAAATGTTGGACCAATGGCTGCAGTTGCAGGAACAATGAGTCAATTAGTAATGGAGAACTTATTAAAATACAACTCAAAGAATATCATTGCTGAAAATGGTGGGGATATAGCATTGAGGTGTGAGAAAGATATTGTTGTTGGGTTATTTGCTGGAGCATCCCCATTATCTGGCGAAGTTGGATTTAAATTGAAGAAGGAAAAAATTAAAAATGGATATGGCATCTGCACATCCTCTGGGACTGTAGGGCATTCAGTAAGTTTTGGAAATGCCGATGCAGTGGTTGTATTTGCAAAAGAAAGTAGTATAGCAGATGCAGCAGCAACAAGTATTGGAAACTATGCAATAGGAAAGGAAGATGAGGCAATAAATAGATGCTTAGAGAAGGCGGAGGAAATTGAGAATATTGATGGTGTTCTTGTGGTTGTTGGAAAATATACTGGAAAAATAGGAAAGATTCCGCAATTGGTTAAAACTGATAAAAAGGCAGTATTAAGCGAGTTTTTTGAGATGATATAAACGTTGGTTATAATTATGAATTTTTTGAACCTTAAAAATACATAAGTAAAAAATTTAGCAGGGATATTATGGAACTTTTTGAATTTTATGAAAAATCCATAAATGGAAAAATTGATTTTGAAGATGCTTTAAAATTATATGAGAATTTTGATGCTTTTGACCTT
Above is a genomic segment from Methanotorris formicicus Mc-S-70 containing:
- the ilvC gene encoding ketol-acid reductoisomerase, coding for MVKIFYEKDATYDAVKDKIIAVIGYGSQGRAQSLNMKDSGLNVVVGLRPNGASWNKAINDGHEVMTIEEAAEKADIIHILIPDEVQPKVYNEQIKPYLKEGKTLSFSHGYNIHFGLITPPEGVNVIMVAPKSPGAMVRKTYEEGFGVPGLVCVEKDYTGNALDMALGMAKGIGLTRAGVILTTFREETETDLFGEQVVLCGGVTELIKAAFETLVEAGYAPEMAYFETCHELKLIVDLIYQKGLQGMWNDVSNTAEYGGLTRRARVINEESRKAMKEILKEIQEGKFAKEWGLENIAGRPHLNAMRRLEKEHLIEKVGKDLRKMCGLEKE
- the ilvN gene encoding acetolactate synthase small subunit, whose translation is MEHRHVISALVLHKPGVLQRISGLFTRRGFNIASITVGITENPEIARMTIVVKGDDKVLEQVIKQLNKLIDVIKVSDMDEKKTVQRELCLIKVYAPTESAKSQVIQYTNIFRGKIVDLSAETLTVEITGDEDKINAFIDLIRPLGIKEMARTGLTALIRGPKILKPKK
- a CDS encoding acetolactate synthase large subunit, which encodes MKGAEGIIKALEAEGVKILFGYPGGAMLPFYDALYESDLIHILTRHEQAAAHAADGFARASGEPGVCVSTSGPGATNLVTGVATAYADSSPVIALTGQVPTHLIGNDAFQEIDALGLFMPITKHNFQIQRPEDIPSTFRAAFEIATTGRPGPVHIDLPKDVQEREFDINKYPIPTIVDLPGYKPTTVGHPLQIKRAAKLIAEAERPVIIAGGGVNIANASEELIKLSELARIPVCTTLMGKGSFPEDHPLSLGMVGMHGTKAANYCVTESDILIAIGCRFSDRITGDIKSFAPYAKIIHIDIDPAEIGKNVRVDVPIVGDAKIVLRDLIANLMRCEIKNKESWMERVKELKKASIPFMEYDDKPLKPQRIVKELMDALKEIDPNLKKTIITTDVGQNQMWVAHYFKVKNPRTFLSSGGLGTMGFGFPSAIGAKVAKPNYNVIAVTGDGGFLMNSQELATIREYDIPIVICIFDNRTLGMVYQWQNLYYGKRQCEVHLGESPDFVKLAESYGIKGRKITNPEEIKEALLEAIKSNEPYLLDFIIDPSEALPMVPPGGRLTNIVQPVREEPKIRRACFDDIKDVREEIKEHS
- a CDS encoding MTH1187 family thiamine-binding protein — encoded protein: MVVAEVSIVPIGEGPSVSKYVKKAIGVFKKYNLKVETHAMGTVLEGDLDEVLEAFKEAHRTVLNDSKRVLSTLKIDERKDKENTMERKLRAIGEL
- a CDS encoding carbamoyltransferase C-terminal domain-containing protein; the protein is MILGIHDGHNASASLIDNDKIIYAISEERFTRKKNQRGFPKNSIEHILKNANIGDIEAIAIGGIFRKGNRLRALKKFQEKMQIPTLYFHHHLCHASLYQLSNFKECIVLTIDGGGDGLSATVSIANKNGLEIIAQSDLIDSVGDFYASITELLGFKPMEDEGKVMCLSSYDGSDDIDLKVIDYNPKTKSFKNYLGVIGYEATKALKKLIGYDDSFEFKVRVSKYAQRTLEDVVLKLIRSFVDETGIENVVFSGGVAQNVKLNMKVNEIANLYIPPFMGDEGLSVGAPLLMKKCRIDLKNTYLGIEIDNDEIANKLESVKDKYKIRYLEEEEIPEVVGDLIANNKIVCICRGKMEFGPRALGNRSIIALPTKENAEKINKILKRSEFMPFAPTILYEHVDEYLENPTYSPFMTMLFKVKEESREKINGVVHVDNTTRPQTLKREVNPTYYDIINHVFESKGVPVVLNTSFNMHGEPIVGTVDDALRTFRYVGDALLLGNYLMEKIYI
- a CDS encoding HesA/MoeB/ThiF family protein, which codes for MRYSRQILIKNFGEKGQEKLKNAKVAIVGVGGLGCAVSQYLAVAGIGELILIDYQTVEITNLNRQILYCEEDIGRLKVEVAKEKLKCLNPEVEIKIHPKKLKEEFIKDVDVVVDCLDNFEGRYLLNEICVRNRIPFVHGAVENMHGQITTIIPHETPCLRCIFNLKDRNETLPILGFAAGTVGTIQAGEVIKLLSGVGETLKNKLLIINLANNEFNILNLKKNPKCSICSNLEG
- a CDS encoding molybdenum cofactor biosynthesis protein MoaE, with amino-acid sequence MIKITKEDFNVEEEVKKLVEKHKSIGGVVTFVGIVRNVGIKDGEEKEVEKLEFECYEKMAIKKLEEIREEAMKRYNIIDAIIIHRIGTLEVGEKIVLISVGAKHRKDAFLACEYLIDELKKVVPIWKKEFAKDGSYWVE
- a CDS encoding UPF0280 family protein, with amino-acid sequence MNLIEERIIIKETNMLLKVDDKKYIKLARNTILKERMQLENYILKNPIFLTTYEPIDVEEDAPKIVKLMAKSGKNANVGPMAAVAGTMSQLVMENLLKYNSKNIIAENGGDIALRCEKDIVVGLFAGASPLSGEVGFKLKKEKIKNGYGICTSSGTVGHSVSFGNADAVVVFAKESSIADAAATSIGNYAIGKEDEAINRCLEKAEEIENIDGVLVVVGKYTGKIGKIPQLVKTDKKAVLSEFFEMI